One part of the Prunus persica cultivar Lovell chromosome G5, Prunus_persica_NCBIv2, whole genome shotgun sequence genome encodes these proteins:
- the LOC18776444 gene encoding uncharacterized protein LOC18776444 isoform X2, with protein MSAKVLKNGVEVKLQRNALSVLEHPTGNEEDSDHDYSSSSSDHGDKENDFSRCLEFHKSSKPRVRYPRPYVPSTLTKSINRGSYREVQSIHRPQPRVNLAKLGTSTLRRYCRHFNLLTSNSNPTREQLINVAQRHFISQQMPLDEVSVVTEFVDATRSRKYAEWAGKRAEREM; from the exons ATGTCTGCCAAA GTTCTGAAAAATGGGGTTGAAGTTAAGCTGCAAAGGAATGCATTGAGTGTGCTGGAACATCCTACAGGGAATGAAGAAGATTCTGATCATGATTACTCTAGCAGCAGCTCTGACCATGGTGACAAGGAGAATGATTTCT CTAGATGTCTTGAGTTTCACAAATCTAGTAAACCAAGAGTTCGATATCCAAGGCCATATGTTCCATCCACATTAACCAAGTCAATAAATCGCGGGAGTTATAGAGAAGTTCAATCCATCCACAGACCTCAACCG AGGGTAAACTTGGCAAAACTAGGAACAAGCACATTGCGGAGGTATTGCAGACACTTCAACCTT TTAACCAGCAATTCTAATCCAACAAGAGAACAATTGATCAATGTTGCGCAACGACATTTTATATCGCAGCAG ATGCCATTGGATGAAGTATCGGTGGTCACTGAATTCGTCGATGCTACCAGGAGTCGGAAATATGCTGAGTGGGCTGGAAAACGTGCAGAGCGAGAGATGTGA
- the LOC18777202 gene encoding DNA repair helicase XPB1: MGHGDKGRPSKKLKFSAKEITHLDDEDAYFGGEDIDEDVRDGEGKKRDFTKLELKPDHINRPLWACADGRIFLETFSPLYKQAYDFLIAIAEPVCRPESMHEYNLTPHSLYAAVSVGLETETIISVLNKLSKTKLPKEMIDFIHGSTANYGKVKLVLKKNRYLVESPFPEVLKTLLKDEVISKSRIISEGSRGSDGFTISKTMGEIGAGPSDLLNEAELAAAAEEKETHAFEVDPTQVENVKERCLPNALNYPMLEEYDFRNDTVNPDLDMELKPQAQPRPYQEKSLSKMFGNGRARSGIIVLPCGAGKSLVGVSAASRIRKSCLCLATNAVSVDQWAFQFKLWSTIRDEQICRFTSDSKERFRGNAGVVVTTYNMVAFGGKRSEESEKIIEEIRNREWGLLLMDEVHVVPAQMFRKVISLTKSHCKLGLTATLVREDERITDLNFLIGPKLYEANWLDLVKGGFIANVQCAEVWCPMTKEFFAQYLKKENSKKKQALYVMNPNKFRACEFLIRFHEQQRGDKIIVFADNLFALVEYAMKLRKPMIYGATSHVERTKILEAFKTSRDVNTIFLSKVGDNSIDIPEANVIIQISSHAGSRRQEAQRLGRILRAKGKLQDRMAGGKEEYNAFFYSLVSMDTQEMYYSTKRQQFLIDQGYSFKVITGLPPPDSGPELNYHSLDDQLALLTKVLSAGDEAVGLEQLEEDADDIALHKARRFGGSMSAMSGANGMVYMEYSTGRHKLGKGQMKSKPKDPAKRHHLFKRRFG; the protein is encoded by the exons ATGGGGCACG GTGATAAAGGCCGACCCAGTAAAAAGCTCAAATTTTCTGCCAAG GAAATCACACACCTGGATGACGAAGACGCATATTTCGGTGGCGAAGATATCGACGAAGATGTTCGAGATG gtgaagggaaaaagagggaCTTTACCAAGTTAGAATTGAAACCGGACCACATCAATCGGCCTTTATGGGCTTGCGCTGATGGCCGAATTTTCCTCGAAACTTTCTCACCTTTGTACAAACAAGCATATGATTTTCTCATTGCCATTGCAGAACCCGTTTGCAG GCCAGAATCGATGCATGAGTACAATTTGACCCCGCACTCGTTGTATGCCGCTGTGTCAGTTGGTCTTGAAACGGAAACCATCATTTCTGTTTTGAATAAGTTGTCAAAGACCAAGCTTCCCAAAGAAATGATTGATTTCATACATGGTTCTACTGCCAATTACGGCAAAGTGAAGCTTGTGCTTAAGAAGAATCGGTACCTTGTCGAATCCCCATTCCCAGAG GTATTGAAGACATTGCTTAAGGACGAAGTTATATCTAAATCAAGGATTATCTCTGAG GGTTCTCGTGGAAGTGATGGATTTACGATTAGCAAAACAATGGGTGAAATTGGAGCTGGTCCCAGTGATTTGCTAAATGAAGCAGAATTGGCAGCTGCggctgaagaaaaagaaactcatGCATTTGAAGTCGATCCTACACAG GTTGAAAATGTTAAGGAACGTTGCCTGCCTAATGCTTTGAATTATCCCATGTTGGAGGAGTATGACTTCAGAAATGATACT GTTAACCCTGATCTTGATATGGAACTGAAGCCTCAAGCGCAACCACGACCATATCAGGAGAAGAGCTTGAGTAAAATGTTTGGGAACG GGAGAGCAAGATCTGGAATTATTGTGCTACCCTGTGGTGCCGGAAAATCTCTAGTTGGTGTTTCTGCAGCTTCCCGAATAAGAAAGAGCTGCCTTTGTTTAGCAACAAATGCTGTTTCTGTTGATCAGTGGGCTTTTCAGTTCAAGTTGTGGTCTACCATCCGTGATGAGCAAATTTGTCGTTTCACATCTGATAGTAAAGAAAGGTTCCGTGGAAATGCCGGGGTGGTTGTGACAACATATAACATGGTTGCCTTTGGTGGCAAGAGGTCGGAAGAATCTGAAAAGATTATTGAAGAAATAAGAAATAGAGAATGGGGATTGCTTCTCATGGATGAG gtACACGTTGTTCCTGCTCAAATGTTTCGAAAGGTCATTAGCCTTACTAAGTCTCACTGCAAGCTGGGTCTCACTG CCACACttgtgagagaggatgagaggatCACAGATCTGAACTTCCTTATTGGTCCAAAATTGTATGAAGCAAACTGGTTGGATTTGGTAAAAGGTGGATTTATTGCAAATGTACAGTGCGCTGAAGTATGGTGTCCAATGACAAAAGAGTTCTTTGCGcaatatttgaagaaagagAACTCCAAGAAAAAGCAG GCACTTTATGTGATGAACCCAAATAAGTTCAGGGCATGCGAGTTTCTTATTCGGTTTCATGAACAGCAACGTGGCGAcaaaattattgtctttgctGACAATCTTTTTGCTCTCGTGGAATATGCAATGAAACTTCGGAAACCTATGATCTATGGTGCCACCAG CCATGTTGAGAGGACAAAAATCCTAGAAGCTTTCAAAACAAGTCGGGATGTAAACACTATATTTTTGTCTAAG GTAGGTGATAATTCCATAGACATTCCGGAGGCAAATGTGATAATTCAGATATCATCACATGCTGGTTCAAGGCGTCAAGAAGCGCAGCGTCTTGGTCGTATTCTAAGGGCAAAG GGTAAACTTCAGGATCGGATGGCAGGGGGTAAAGAGGAGTACAATGCATTCTTTTATTCCCTCGTGTCAATGGATACACAG GAGATGTACTATTCGACTAAACGACAGCAGTTTTTGATTGACCAAGGTTATAGTTTCAAG GTTATTACAGGCTTGCCCCCACCTGATTCTGGTCCTGAGTTGAACTACCACAGTCTTGATGACCAACTGGCACTACTCACAAAG GTGTTGAGTGCTGGTGATGAGGCAGTTGGCTTAGAGCAACTAGAAGAAGATGCTGATGACATTGCCCTTCATAAAGCCCGTCGGTTTGGTGGATCCATGAGTGCTATGTCAGGTGCAAATGGGATGGTTTACATGGAATACAG TACTGGGAGACACAAACTTGGCAAAGGCCAGATGAAGAGTAAGCCCAAGGATCCGGCCAAGCGACATCATTTGTTTAAAAGACGGTTTGGGTGA
- the LOC18775647 gene encoding serine/arginine-rich splicing factor SR45a isoform X2 has protein sequence MPYPRERRSASPHSSPSPVRGRRSRSLSRSRRSRSRSQSVDASNPGNNLYVTGLSTRVTSSDLEKFFNKEGKVLECHLVTDPRTRESRGFGFVTMETVEDAERCVKYLNRSVLEGRLVTVEKAKRKRGRTPTPGRYQGLRDKRGRDHDRDRRRSRSYSPRRLPDRDPYSRDRRGRSRSPYSRRVDEHSDSYRRRRERSLSGGRNPR, from the exons ATGCCATACCCAAGAGAAAGAAG GTCTGCTTCACCACACAGCTCCCCTTCACCTGTAAGAGGCCGCCGGTCAAGATCATTGTCGAGGTCTAGGAGAAGTCGCTCTAG GAGCCAATCTGTTGATGCATCCAATCCTGGAAACAATTTGTATGTAACAGGCTTATCCACAAGGGTCACCTCCAGTGATCTTGAAAAATTCTTTAACAAAGAAGGGAAG GTTCTGGAGTGCCATCTGGTTACAGACCCTCGCACCAGAGAATCTCGTGGATTTGGGTTTGTCACAATGGAAACTGTTGAGGATGCAGAACGCTGCGTCAAATATTTGAATCGTTCTGTGCTTGAAGGTCGATTAGTAACTGTGGAAAAG GCAAAAAGGAAGCGAGGGAGGACACCAACTCCAGGAAGGTATCAAGGTTTAAGAGATAAAAGAG GACGTGATCACGATCGTGATCGTAGACGATCTCGTAGCTATTCACCGCGTCGGTTGCCAGACAGAGATCCTTATTCCAGGGACCGTCGAGGAAGATCACGCTCTCCATACAGTAGGAGGGTGGATGAACATTCAGACTCGTACAGGAGGCGCAGGGAACGATCCTTGTCAGGTGGCAGAAACCCTAGATAG
- the LOC18776452 gene encoding beta-adaptin-like protein B, translated as MSGHDSKYFSTTKKGEIPELKEELNSQYKDKRKDAVKKVIAAMTVGKDVSSLFTDVVNCMQTENLELKKLVYLYLINYAKSQPDLAILAVNTFVKDSQDPNPLIRALAVRTMGCIRVDKITEYLCDPLQRCLKDDDPYVRKTAAICVAKLYDINAELVEDRGFLESLKDLISDNNPMVVANAVAALAEIQENSNRPIFEITSHTLSKLLTALNECTEWGQVFILDALSKYKAADAREAENIVERVTPRLQHANCAVVLSAVKMILQQMELITSTDVVRNLCKKMAPPLVTLLSAEPEIQYVALRNINLIVQRRPTILAHEIKVFFCKYNDPIYVKMEKLEIMIKLASDRNIDQVLLEFKEYATEVDVDFVRKAVRAIGRCAIKLERAAERCITVLLELIKIKVNYVVQEAIIVIKDIFRRYPNTYESIIATLCESLDTLDEPEAKASMIWIIGEYAERIDNADELLESFLESFPEEPAHVQLQLLTATVKLFLKKPTEGPQQMIQVVLNNATVETDNPDLRDRAYIYWRLLSTDPEAAKDVVLAEKPVISDDSNLLDPSLLDELLANIATLSSVYHKPPEAFVTRVKTTTQKTEDEDYGSETGNSESPAHIADSAASPPTSSGAPYAAARQAAPAPASPAHAAAAPVPDLLGDLIGMENSAIVPVDQPASPAGPPLPVVLPASTGQGLQISAQLTRREGQIFYSLLFENNTQSPLDGFMIQFNKNTFGLAAAGPLQVPQVQPGTSAGTLLPMVTFQNMSQGPPSSLLQVAVKNNQQPVWYFNDKISLHVFFTEDGRMERANFLETWRSLPDSNEITRDFPGIVVSNVEATLDRLAASNMFFIAKRKHANQDVFYFSVKIPRGIPFLIELTTVVNNPGVKIAIKTPSPETAPLFFEAMETLLKD; from the exons ATGAGCGGGCACGATTCCAAGTACTTCTCCACCACCAAGAAGGGTGAAATCCCTGAGCTCAAGGAAGAGCTCAATTCTCAATACAag GATAAGAGAAAGGATGCTGTTAAGAAGGTGATCGCTGCAATGACTGTTGGGAAGGATGTTTCATCTCTGTTCACAGATGTAGTGAATTGCATGCAAACAGAAAATTTGGAGCTGAAGAAGCTGGTCTATTTATATCTGATAAATTATGCTAAAAGCCAGCCTGACCTAGCAATACTTGCGGTGAATACATTTGTCAAG GATTCACAAGACCCAAATCCCTTGATTCGTGCTTTAGCTGTCCGGACGATGGGTTGCATTCGTGTCGATAAAATTACAGAATACCTTTGTGATCCCCTTCAGAGGTGTCTCAAG GATGATGATCCATATGTTCGCAAGACAGCAGCCATATGTGTTGCCAAACTTTATGACATAAATGCGGAGTTAGTTGAGGATAGGGGTTTCTTGGAATCTCTCAAGGATTTGATATCTGATAATAATCCTATGGTTGTAGCAAATGCTGTGGCTGCTCTGGCTGAAATTCAAGAGAATAGTAATAGACCCATCTTTGAGATCACTAGTCACACTCTATCAAAGCTCCTTACCGCCTTAAATGAATGCACAGA GTGGGGTCAAGTTTTCATATTGGATGCTCTTTCTAAATACAAGGCAGCAGATGCTCGTGAAGCTGAAAATATTGTAGAGCGAGTTACACCACGACTACAACATGCTAACTGTGCTGTTGTACTTTCAGCTGTTAAG ATGATCCTCCAACAAATGGAACTTATCACTAGTACTGATGTCGTCAGAAATCTTTGCAAAAAGATGGCTCCTCCACTTGTGACACTACTCTCTGCTGAGCCTGAGATACAATATGTTGCATTGAGAAACATCAACCTTATAGTACAAAGACGGCCTACAATCCTTGCCCATGAAATAAAG GTATTCTTCTGCAAGTACAATGATCCGATTTATGTAAAGATGGAAAAGTTAGAAATCATGATAAAGCTTGCTTCAGACCGAAATATAGACCAG GTTTTGTTGGAGTTCAAAGAGTATGCTACAGAAGTTGATGTGGATTTTGTTCGAAAAGCTGTCCGTGCCATTGGTCGCTGTGCCATCAAATTAGAAAGAGCAGCTGAGCGGTGCATTACTGTTCTACTTGAGCTGATAAAGATCAAAGTAAACTATGTAGTTCAAGAGGCCATTATCGTCATTAAAGATATCTTTAGAAGATATCCGAATAC CTATGAATCCATTATTGCAACTCTCTGCGAAAGCCTAGACACTTTAGATGAACCAGAAGCCAAG GCATCAATGATCTGGATAATTGGTGAATATGCGGAAAGAATTGACAATGCTGATGAGCTCCTTGAAAGCTTTCTGGAAAGTTTCCCTGAAGAGCCTGCACATGTCCAGTTGCAATTGCTGACTGCAACTGTCAAACTCTTCCTTAAAAAGCCAACTGAAGGGCCACAGCAGATGATACAG GTTGTTTTGAATAATGCTACTGTGGAAACAGACAATCCCGATTTAAGAGATCGGGCATACATATATTGGCGCCTATTATCAACTGATCCAGAG GCAGCCAAGGATGTTGTGTTGGCTGAGAAGCCAGTGATCAGTGATGATTCAAACCTGCTTGATCCATCTCTTCTTGATGAGCTTCTTGCAAACATTGCCACGTTATCCTCTGTGTATCACAAGCCCCCAGAAGCATTTGTTACCCGTGTGAAGACCACAACCCAAAAAACTGAAGATGAGGACTATGGTAGTGAAACAGGAAATTCTGAATCACCTGCTCATATTGCTGATAGTGCTGCATCCCCACCAACCAGTTCAGGTGCTCCATATGCTGCAGCAAGACAAGCAGCCCCTGCACCAGCTTCGCCTGCACATGCAGCTGCTGCTCCAGTACCAGATTTACTTGGTGATCTGATTGGCATGGAAAATAGTGCTATCGTCCCTGTGGATCAGCCTGCTTCTCCTGCCGG ACCTCCATTGCCTGTCGTGCTACCAGCATCAACTGGTCAAGGTTTACAAATCAGTGCTCAGTTGACACGTAGAGAAGGCCAAATATTTTACAGTTTATTGTTTGAGAACAACACACAGAGTCCATTAGATGGGTTCATGATTCAATTCAACAAAAACACATTTGGTCTTGCAGCTGCTGGACCCCTTCAG GTTCCACAAGTGCAACCTGGGACATCAGCGGGGACTCTCCTGCCTATGGTTACATTCCAGAATATGTCTCAAGGTCCTCCAAGCTCACTATTGCAGGTTGCTGTCAAAAACAATCAACAACCAGTCTGGTACTTTAACGATAAAATCTCATTGCATGTCTTCTTTACTGAGGATGGGAGAATGGAGCGTGCAAACTTTCTTGAG ACATGGAGGTCCCTTCCAGATTCAAATGAGATTACAAGGGACTTCCCTGGAATTGTGGTGAGTAATGTTGAAGCGACTCTGGACCGCCTAGCTGCTTCAAACATGTTCTTCATTGCGAAGCGCAAACATGCCAACCAGGATGTGTTCTATTTCTCTGTAAAAATCCCTCGAGGAATACCATTCTTAATTGAACTGACCACAGTCGTCAATAACCCCGGCGTCAAGATTGCAATCAAGACTCCAAGCCCAGAGACGGCACCTCTTTTCTTTGAAGCCATGGAGACGCTCCTCAAGGATTGA
- the LOC18776444 gene encoding uncharacterized protein LOC18776444 isoform X1 produces the protein MLEPELCSSRMLSPFREESGDEELSVLPRHTKVIVTGNNRTKSVLVGLQGVVKKAVGLGGWHWLVLKNGVEVKLQRNALSVLEHPTGNEEDSDHDYSSSSSDHGDKENDFSRCLEFHKSSKPRVRYPRPYVPSTLTKSINRGSYREVQSIHRPQPRVNLAKLGTSTLRRYCRHFNLLTSNSNPTREQLINVAQRHFISQQMPLDEVSVVTEFVDATRSRKYAEWAGKRAEREM, from the exons ATGCTAGAGCCTGAGCTCTGTTCTTCTAGGATGCTATCGCCTTTTCGTGAGGAAAGCGGGGATGAGGAACTTTCAGTTCTTCCCAGGCACACCAAGGTCATTGTCACTGGAAACAATAGAACAAAGTCTGTCTTGGTGGGTCTGCAAGGTGTGGTCAAGAAAGCTGTTGGCCTTGGGGGTTGGCACTGGctg GTTCTGAAAAATGGGGTTGAAGTTAAGCTGCAAAGGAATGCATTGAGTGTGCTGGAACATCCTACAGGGAATGAAGAAGATTCTGATCATGATTACTCTAGCAGCAGCTCTGACCATGGTGACAAGGAGAATGATTTCT CTAGATGTCTTGAGTTTCACAAATCTAGTAAACCAAGAGTTCGATATCCAAGGCCATATGTTCCATCCACATTAACCAAGTCAATAAATCGCGGGAGTTATAGAGAAGTTCAATCCATCCACAGACCTCAACCG AGGGTAAACTTGGCAAAACTAGGAACAAGCACATTGCGGAGGTATTGCAGACACTTCAACCTT TTAACCAGCAATTCTAATCCAACAAGAGAACAATTGATCAATGTTGCGCAACGACATTTTATATCGCAGCAG ATGCCATTGGATGAAGTATCGGTGGTCACTGAATTCGTCGATGCTACCAGGAGTCGGAAATATGCTGAGTGGGCTGGAAAACGTGCAGAGCGAGAGATGTGA
- the LOC18775647 gene encoding serine/arginine-rich splicing factor SR45a isoform X1, translating into MPYPRERRSASPHSSPSPVRGRRSRSLSRSRRSRSRSQSVDASNPGNNLYVTGLSTRVTSSDLEKFFNKEGKVLECHLVTDPRTRESRGFGFVTMETVEDAERCVKYLNRSVLEGRLVTVEKAKRKRGRTPTPGRYQGLRDKRDAGRDHDRDRRRSRSYSPRRLPDRDPYSRDRRGRSRSPYSRRVDEHSDSYRRRRERSLSGGRNPR; encoded by the exons ATGCCATACCCAAGAGAAAGAAG GTCTGCTTCACCACACAGCTCCCCTTCACCTGTAAGAGGCCGCCGGTCAAGATCATTGTCGAGGTCTAGGAGAAGTCGCTCTAG GAGCCAATCTGTTGATGCATCCAATCCTGGAAACAATTTGTATGTAACAGGCTTATCCACAAGGGTCACCTCCAGTGATCTTGAAAAATTCTTTAACAAAGAAGGGAAG GTTCTGGAGTGCCATCTGGTTACAGACCCTCGCACCAGAGAATCTCGTGGATTTGGGTTTGTCACAATGGAAACTGTTGAGGATGCAGAACGCTGCGTCAAATATTTGAATCGTTCTGTGCTTGAAGGTCGATTAGTAACTGTGGAAAAG GCAAAAAGGAAGCGAGGGAGGACACCAACTCCAGGAAGGTATCAAGGTTTAAGAGATAAAAGAG ATGCAGGACGTGATCACGATCGTGATCGTAGACGATCTCGTAGCTATTCACCGCGTCGGTTGCCAGACAGAGATCCTTATTCCAGGGACCGTCGAGGAAGATCACGCTCTCCATACAGTAGGAGGGTGGATGAACATTCAGACTCGTACAGGAGGCGCAGGGAACGATCCTTGTCAGGTGGCAGAAACCCTAGATAG